The sequence CGTGTCGGGCGCCACGGTGAGCTCCGATGCGTTCTACTATGCGGTGACCCAGGCACTCGCGCAGGCGAAGTGAGTCGCACGGCGCTCGATGGTGTGCCGGCGAGTGCTGCGATCTCCTCGCGTCCGCGCATGGGCACCGTGGTCACGATTCAGGTGGTTGGTCACGACCGCAGTCAGCGCGCACGACGCACGCGCGATCAGGCGGTGGATCGCGCCTATGCCTGGTTCGATCGCGTGGAGTCGATCTGCACGCGCTTCGACGCCACCAGCGAGTTGCGACGCCTGTGTGCGACACACGGCGAAGACGTGGTGGTGTCGCCGATGCTGTTCGAAACGGTGCGCTTTGCGCTGGCGGTGGCCGAGGAAACACACGGCGCATTCGACCCCACGGTGGGAGCACGCATGGAGTCGCGCGGCTTCACGCGCGACTATCGCAGCGGCGCGGTGGTGAGCTCCGAGGTGCTCGCCGAGCGCGAGGTGTCGTACCGGGATGTCGTACTGAACGCGTCGGCGCGATCGATCCGCCTGGAGCGTGCGCTCGTGCTGGATCTGGGCGCGGTGGCCAAAGGACTCGCCATCGACATGGCGGTGCAGGAACTGCGGCCGCTCGCGAACTTCGCGGTCGACGCGGGTGGTGATGTGTACTGCGCCGGACACAACGACCACGAACTGCCGTGGACGATTGGCATTCGTCATCCGCGCGAACCGCAGGCGCTGCTCACGCGCGTGTCGCTCACTGATGCCGCACTGTGTACGTCGGGCGACTATGAACG comes from Gemmatimonas sp. and encodes:
- a CDS encoding FAD:protein FMN transferase is translated as MSRTALDGVPASAAISSRPRMGTVVTIQVVGHDRSQRARRTRDQAVDRAYAWFDRVESICTRFDATSELRRLCATHGEDVVVSPMLFETVRFALAVAEETHGAFDPTVGARMESRGFTRDYRSGAVVSSEVLAEREVSYRDVVLNASARSIRLERALVLDLGAVAKGLAIDMAVQELRPLANFAVDAGGDVYCAGHNDHELPWTIGIRHPREPQALLTRVSLTDAALCTSGDYERRVGNSESEHHVLDPSTGVSPREVISASVIAPSAMVADALGTAAFVLGCTEGLALLERQELRACLVNAQLVRHTTPGWIDV